CCTGCCCTCTGCAGCCGGGGAGCGGAGGCTGCCCGTCGTCCTGTCTGCTCCTGGGACACCAGCTCCTGCCAAGTGCCAGGGCCTGCCAGGGTCAACTCCAACTCAAACTCTCCAGAAGCCTGACGACCCTCCTTTCTAAAGGGAGTGGTGCTGTTGCTGGTCCTGGACTAAAGCCCCCCTGCTCAGTCTGGACCTCCGCAGGTGGTGCGTGGGAGGGATCTGGGCTTTGGCTAGGCTCACCCTATGCCACCCAGCCCGTGCCCATCTCCTGACTTGGGGGAAACACGGACTTCCCGGCACTCTGTGAAGATGGGCTGTTTGCTGGTGGGGCACTGCTGTCTCCTGCCTGCGGCCATGGCTACCAGCAGCTGCCCACACGAGCTCTGTGGGACTCATTGGGACACCGGGGTGGCTGGCGACTGCTCTGGCTCGACTCTGGGGCACCTCTCCGTACTCTGGGTCCATCTGGAGAGGTGGGAAGGTGGACCTCCCCCACCCATCCTCCTGCCTGGACACAACAGGGGCAGACAGGACGGCGGCTGCAGCCCCAGGGTCCACGAGCTCCGCTGATGCCTCGGCCTGGACCTGCACAGCTGTTTACAGCACACCCCGGGACAGACCGGCAGGAGGGGAGCCAGGCTCCCCTGACCTCACACTAAGCCCTTCTCCTAACCACCAGACCTGCGCCAAGCCCTGCTGGCCACTAAGCGAGTGTGGACACTGTCAGCCCACCAAGCAAGCCTGCCCAAGGAGATGGGTGGAGGATGGCCCAACCACAGCCTCCCCAGATCCCTGGTTGGTCTGTCCAGAGCTGGGTTACCTGTGGCGAGATGGTCCCTCTGGAATGCCCCCACACCCCTTACCACTCGGTGTTAATTTCTGGTCCgtgtgtcgggggggggggggcgtcctgACCAGAATGTGTCCTACAACGGGCTGGAAGAGGCAGAACCGTTCTAGGAAGGCACCTGGAGATAGCATGGCCCAGTGGGCTGCTCCACACCGGCTGGGGCGGCCTTGGTCCTATTCCCTTACTGCCCTCCTCGAGTCAAGGGCGGGGGGCACTAAGTCCCTCGCGCTGGGGGCTCCTGAACCCAGTGGCAGGGGCCAAGTCTGAGGACCGGAACCTTAGCGGCTGCCCTGGAGGCCTCTCCTCTGCACCCGGAACTGCCTGTGCCCCCAGGCTCTGGGGGAGCCCTCCCCAAACACTCCACACTTGCTGAAGCACCTTGCCCGTGTGAACCTGGGCCAGACCAACTTCCCGCCCTGCCGAGAACTGAGGTGGGGAAGGGCTCCCAGGGCTCGCAGCTCACACACACCGTCAGGGCTACTGGCTGCTTGGGAGTTTATTTTCCACTTGGTGCGAGGCACAGGGTTCCAGGGCGTGTGGAAGGTTCGCATGTGGCTTGGACAGTGAAGAGTGGGACTCTCTCAACTTCCTTTTTGGTGCTTTGCTATTTTGATGGAGAACCACCCGACTGCGTCTGCCTGCAGCAGCCGGCCTGGTCTATGGGAAGGGGGGAGCGGGAGGAGGGGCTCTGATGAgcgcagcccctcccccagcccggcCTCGGCCCTCAGGATGGCGGCCCCACGTTGGCTTTGCCAGGCCGGCCACCAGGCTGCTTCCTCACGGCTTCCGGGGCTGGGTCGCTGGTGATGGTGCCGCTGGAGGCCTGGGGAGGTTCCGAGCTGGGGGGAGAGCTTGTGGTCAGAGGCGACTTCCACCTGCCCTCATCTCCCGTGCTGGCCCCCGGGACCGTGTTCTCACCGTTCTGGGGACTCCAACACTGTAGCCATGAACGGGACGGTGGACTTCCCGAAGAAGAAGCTTGCCCACCAGTGGCCCGGGTCGGCCTTGGGGAGACCTGAGAGGAACAGAGTGGAGTCGTGGTGCTGCTGTCCACTGCTGGTGGGGTCCCGGGAGATGGTGCCGCCAGGCGGAGTGGACCTGCACTCACCGGGGGGGTGAGGGATGGCTTCCCCAGCGCACTCCGCACTTCCGCAGGAGCTGTTACTGGACGTGGAGCCCAGGCGGCCTGGAGAAGAGAGGCCCCGGTCAGCTCCGCAGGGCACCGCGACCCCTGCCCTGTCCACCAAGCGCCGGCCAGGCTGGCCGCACCCAGGCAGAGCCACAGGTCCCTCGCAGCCCTCCCCGCTCCCAGAGGAGGCCTGTAAGGCGGAGGACGAGGGGCTTACTCACGCCGGTAGTAGTCGTGGGTGGCCACGAGCGAGCCGCTGGAGGGGATGGCCGCCATGCCGGCGCCTGTGGGCTGCGGGAAACCTGCGCACGCAGGGGTCGGGGCGCCCCTCCGGTCACCCGCCGCCGCTCGGGAAGGGCGTTCCCCCCTCGGGCCGACCCGCCCCCATCCGGACGCCGGGGTCAGGGCCGCGGGCCAGACGGACCCGCGGGGGCGGTTCCCGGAGCGCCAGCCCCGGCGGCGGCGCGGGTCCCGGGCGGCGCCAACCGGCCCGCTCCGGCCGCAACAAAGGCGCTTTGTGCGCGGGGCCGCGGGCCTGGGGCTCCGGGAGGCGCCGGTCCCGCCCGCGCgaccgcccccgccccgcgcccccggccgtccgtccgtccgtccgccCGTCGGAGGGTCCGGCCAGCCGCGGCCGTCCCCCCGCCCCCTCGGGCCGCACGACCCCACTCGCGCGCCGCCGGGGGCCTCACCTCGGCGGCGACCCCTCGCGGGTCTCGGCGCGCGACCACAGGTGGCGGGGACGGGGACACTAGGCCGCGGAGCCCATTTGCAGAAGAGACCGCCGAGGGCCGCTGGGATCGCGGCGCCGCGCTCGCGTCACGGAGGGCGGGGGCACCCCCGGCTCcggccaggccccgcccccgcccggccagGCCCCGCCCCGGTCCCCGCCCACAGCTTGGTCAGGCCCTGCCCCCATCCCGGCCCCGCCCAGCCCATGCAAGaccgcacccccccaccctcgCGGCTTCCCGCCTCCCGCCTCCGCGAGGCCGGGTCTCGGACCCTCGGACCGCTCTCCTCCGCCGGCCCTGGTGGGGGCCTGCCCCACGGCATCAGTCCAAGCTGGGGCAGCCTGGCCTAGGATTGGGGTGATTAAATGACCTTCCTACCAGGTCCTGGAGCAGGGCTTATCCCGCCCCCTCTCCTGCCCTAAAGGAGGCCTCTCTCCTGTCCCAGAACGAGGCTCCTTCGCCTCTCCGGGACTGCAGGTGGTCCACCCGGTCTCAACCTCTCCAGCCCTTTGGAGGCTGTGGGGGGCGCTGGACCCTGGCCCGGTAGGTCCAGCCTCTGCAGtgtccctctgctctgcctcctcGCTTGGGAATGGAGCCTGTCCCTCTCTCATCCAGGACAGACTGGGGACTCTGGTCTGTGGGCCCCCAGCAGCGTACCCTCTCCCCAGCCGTGGGCACTGGGCTGCAGCCAGAAGctcctgtgtgcgtgtgtggagCCCTGCTACCCTTCCCGGCTTCAAAGCAGGTGTCCCTCCCCACAGTTGGCGGGGGGTACTCCGGCCTCCAGCTTCAGCCTCCCGGTACCCAGCCCCCGGCCAGGCCCAGGCTGCAAGAGAGGGCAGGAGCGGGAGGGCagcaggggcacagagagaggctTATTTGAACAGGCGGTGGTCAAGAGCCGCCCCCTATTCCGGGCAACCCTGAAGCGTGGGGCCTTGCCACCCTTCTCCCAGAAGGccctggttgggggtggggggggtctctTCCCTGACTGGGCGGGTTTGAGAAGTCTGCAGGGCCTTCTGGGAGAAGGCCTTTTCCAGCAGGCCCTTCCCGTCTTCAAACCCCCTCAAGGATCCCCCCAGGACTCCTGGCCTCACTCCAGCTTCTCACTCAGCAGAAGGGACCTCAAGGCCTTGGGAGGGGAGGGCCTGGCAGTCCCTGGATAGGACCCTTCATAGGGCTGGGTGAGGGTTGGGACTGTAGACTTCCCGACCGGGACTTGGCTTGGGCCGCAGTGTGGTCTGGGGCCCCCGAAGGGGAGCTCGGTCTCCGCCTCCTTCATCTCTTCCCGGTGGGCCAGTCCATTGCAGGGGTTCTCACCAGGGTCGGGGGGTCTCACACACGAGGGGGACAACCTGACTGGGCAGGATGGCCACAGGTACCTGCCAGCTGGCTCACATCCTGCCGCTTCCCCAAAGCCTGCTTCACGCCCAGGGACCTTCCCCTCTCATTGACTCTCAGCACCTCTGGGGTGGTTTCCTGGCTCCTTCAGGGGGCTAATTCGGGATCATGAACTAGGGGTGACTTTAGTGCAAATCGAATTTAATTCTTGAGGGACATCTGCCATCCCTGCCTCACCCTGGCACTCACCCAACCTAGAGTCTGGTAGTGGGTCAAGGGCACCAAAGCCACACCGTGGTGTTCCTGGCTCTCGGGGGCCATGCCAGGACGCAGCCATCTCTGCTCATGACCCCTGGAGCCGCCCACTGGGTGACAGCAGCCTCCCTCCTCTGGTCTCAGCTCTGGAGCCAGTCCCTGACCACATGCTAACCTGAAGTGGCCggaagagccccccccccccccccgccagcatCCACCCAGCGGGCTTGCCTGGTGCCTGTGTCTCTCCTGACTCAGCCTCCCCTGAGAAGCAGGACTGTGTGCTGGCAGCCTCTGGGCCCCATCCCCGAGCTAGGGGCAGCTCCCAGTGGGCTTAAATCGTGATGGGATTTGGTGTCTGGGTTCACAAAActgtgggggaaactgaggccaacaGCCCCTGCCTTCACTGTCCAGTAAAGAGCAGAGAGTCCGGCAGGGATGCTGGAGAGGGGGTGACAGAGTgaggtgt
This genomic interval from Mustela lutreola isolate mMusLut2 chromosome 9, mMusLut2.pri, whole genome shotgun sequence contains the following:
- the PPDPF gene encoding pancreatic progenitor cell differentiation and proliferation factor, with translation MAAIPSSGSLVATHDYYRRRLGSTSSNSSCGSAECAGEAIPHPPGLPKADPGHWWASFFFGKSTVPFMATVLESPERSEPPQASSGTITSDPAPEAVRKQPGGRPGKANVGPPS